The SAR324 cluster bacterium genome has a window encoding:
- the ispF gene encoding 2-C-methyl-D-erythritol 2,4-cyclodiphosphate synthase: protein MWRIGTGFDVHALIEGRPLILGGLEIPHEKGLQGHSDADVLLHAVMDALLGALALGDIGQHFPDSDERYRGADSRQLLHHVHEKVRELGFAVGNLDCTVQAQRPKLSPYIEEMRKNLSEDLQVSVGQISVKATTTEHLGFVGREEGIAAEAVVLLQSVSWKESYGS, encoded by the coding sequence ATGTGGCGAATTGGAACCGGCTTTGACGTTCATGCCCTGATAGAAGGACGCCCGCTCATCCTTGGAGGGCTCGAAATTCCGCATGAGAAAGGACTACAGGGGCACTCTGACGCAGATGTTTTGCTCCATGCCGTAATGGATGCACTGCTTGGAGCTCTAGCCTTAGGAGATATTGGTCAGCATTTTCCGGATTCTGATGAGCGCTACCGAGGGGCAGATAGCCGCCAATTGTTGCATCACGTGCATGAAAAGGTCCGAGAACTGGGCTTCGCTGTAGGCAATCTGGACTGTACAGTGCAGGCCCAACGTCCCAAGCTGAGTCCTTATATTGAGGAGATGCGTAAAAATTTGTCGGAAGATCTGCAGGTCTCTGTCGGTCAAATCTCAGTCAAGGCGACCACCACTGAGCACTTGGGGTTTGTGGGGCGTGAAGAAGGTATTGCGGCAGAGGCCGTCGTGCTGCTGCAATCAGTTTCCTGGAAGGAAAGTTATGGAAGTTGA